One window from the genome of Cryptomeria japonica chromosome 6, Sugi_1.0, whole genome shotgun sequence encodes:
- the LOC131067368 gene encoding cytochrome c: MATFEEAPPGNEKSGEKIFKTKCAQCHTVDKGAGHKQGPNLNGLFGRQSGTTAGYSYSAANKSKAVIWGEDTLYEYLLNPKKYIPGTKMVFPGLKKPQDRVDLIAYLKQSTS, from the exons ATGGCAACCTTCGAAGAGGCTCCTCCTGGCAATGAAAAGTCTGGAGAGAAAATTTTCAAGACTAAATGTGCACAGTGTCATACTGTAGATAAGGGTGCTGGCCACAAACAAG GGCCAAATCTTAATGGGTTGTTTGGAAGACAATCTGGAACAACTGCTGGCTATTCATATTCTGCTGCTAACAAGTCAAAGGCTGTGATATGGGGAGAAGACACCCTTTATGAGTATCTCCTCAATCCGAAAAAG TACATTCCTGGAACTAAGATGGTGTTTCCTGGTTTGAAGAAGCCACAAGATCGTGTTGATCTGATTGCTTACCTCAAGCAGTCCACATCCTAG